The Anaerolineales bacterium genome contains the following window.
CCCGCGATCGGCCGATCATCCTCGTATGCCGTTCCGGCGTACTCAGCGATCAGGCGCGGGACATGCTCGAGGGCGCCGGGGTCGAGAACGCCGTCAGCCTTTCCGGGGGATTGCAGGCTTGGGTCGCGGCGGGATTTCCGACCGTGGCCGGAGAACCCTAATCCGCGACCGATCCTTCCCCGCCGGAGTCGGACCGGTGATTCTCCGCTCGACGGCGTTCTGATTGCGGCCGTTCACGGGTTTTCATAAATGGCTGCACAGAAAAAACCAACCCTCTTCTCCCCCCCTCGCCCTCTTCTTCCACACCCGGCTTATTCCCGCTTCGTGAGGGCGGGCACCGGGAGAGGGAAGGCGAAAAATGACGGTTTTTAGTTTTTTCAGACAATGAGAGTATTATCGGATCTCGCGGACGATACAGAAAATGTGTTTTTTCAGGGGAGTCATATATAATCAGTGGAAGACTGCACCAATCCGCCGAACAAGCGGCGGCCGCTCCAAGACCGACGGAGTTAAAGGACAAGATGGGATCCTCCCACCAACCCGCGGACAGATCCAAACCCGACCAGCTCCAGATCGAAGTCCATGCCGCCCTGCGGGCGTTGGTTCACCCCCACTCCAAGCCGGATTTCAGCCGCCTGCAACGATGCCTGCCGCATCTCCTACCGGCGGATACGGCCCTTTCCGCCGAAGGCGTGCGGATCCTTTTCGACCGGGCACTGGAGAAGATGAAGACCGGATATCCGGATATGTTCACCCTGCTGAGGGAAAGATTCTGGGAAGGCCGGACGATGCAGGAGCTTTCGATCAACCAGGGTCGGTCGTCGAGCGGCCTGTATGCGATGCAATCCCAAGCCCTGCGCCAACTCTCCAAAACCATTTCCGAAATGAATGCGGAAGCCGAGACTCACCGCGCGGAGGCGGTCAACTACCGCTGCCGCAACCTTCCCCCCTGCCCATTCCAGCGGCTGTTCGGCTTTGAGGATTTCCTGGTCCAGATCGAAAAGTGGCTCACCGACCCGCAGGGCCCGCAAATCATCAGCCTCGAAGGCTTGGGCGGCCTCGGCAAAACCGCGCTGGCATACGCCGCCGTGCGCGAGGCGTTGGCCTCCGGCCCCTGGGCCGACTTGGCCTGGGTGTCCGCCGTCGACCGTCCCTTCTACCTGTGGGAAGCCCCCGATACGCCCCCACCGCTGAATCCGGACCGGATTATCCAACAGATCGCGGAACAATTGGATCTGCCGGAAGAGGTCGTTAATCTTCCGGCGGAGGAACGCCGCGCCGCGGTCAAGGCGGCGCTTTCGGAAAAGCCCTGCCTGGTCGTTCTCGAGGACTTGGAACCGGAACACCGTCCGAAGGATTTCCTGCCGAACCTGATCACCCCCACCGGCCCGACGCGCTTTATCCTAACCAGCCGCCAGCGCCTGCCGATGCTTCCGGGCTGCGCCAACCTTTTCCTTCACGAGCTTTCGCGGGACGCGTGCTTCGAAGTCATGCGCTATGAGGCGCAAGAGCGCAAAATGCAGATTTCCGCCGCGGACATGGAGAAGGTGTTTGCGCTGGTGGGCGGGAATCCGATGGCGATGAAATTGATCATCGGCCAGGCCGTCAGCCTGCCCTTGCACCGCGTTTTGGAGAATTTGCTGCCCGCCACGAAGGGGACGCCGGCCGGAAACATCCTCCAGCAAATCTACCGCCATTCGTGGAAGCTGCTGCTGCCCTCCGCCCGCCAAGTGCTGTTCGCCATGGAAAGGTTTTCGCCGAACGGCACGGGGTACGACGACCTGCTGACCGCGACCAACCTTTCCTCCAAGGAACTGGATGCGGCTTTGCAGCAGTTGGTGACCCACTCGCTGGTGGTCTATAATCCGTCGCCGGTGGACCTGTACACCATCCACCGGTTGACCTACCTTTTCTTGTGGACCTTGCAGCGGGGAGGGACGATCAACCTGATCGACACCAAACCCGCCGCGCCGCCGGAACGGCTCGGCGGGGCGGGGAAGAAAAAATAGAGACGCGCGCCGTTCGTCGATCGGCCATTGCCGATCCTACAAACCACAACGAGCAACGCCTCAAGCCTGCGGTTTGCCGCCGACCCCGCCGCTTTGGAGCGCAAGCACGCTGATCCGGGCGGCGGTTTGTTCGGCAATGCTTTTCAACGCCGCGGCGGCCGGAGATTCCGGATGGGCGACGACGATCGGCCGGCCGGCGTCGCCGCCGATCCGCACTTGCGGATCGATTGGGATTTCCCCCAAGAACGGGACCCGGGCCTGTTCGGCCAGTTCCTTCCCCCCCCCGCGCCCGAACAGGTCGATCGGAGCGCCGTCCGGACCAGCCCAATAGCTCATATTTTCGACAACGCCCAGGACCGGCACGTTCATCAGGCGGAACATCTCCAGGCCGCGCGAAGCGTCCTCGCGGGCGACTTTCTGCGGCAAAGTCACAACGATGCCGCCGGACAGGCGGATCAGCTGGGCGAGGCTGATCTGCACGTCGCCGGTCCCCGGCGGCAGGTCGACGATCAGATAATCCGGATACCCCCAATCGACATCGGATAACAGTTGGCGCACCGCGGAGTGCAGCATCGGTCCGCGCCAGACCAGGGGCCGTCCGGGCTCCACCATCAATCCGATCGAAACCACCTTCACGCCATGCGACTCGGCCGGGAGGATCCGATCCTCCCGGAGAGGAGGCAATTCGCCGATTCCCATCATGGTCGGCACGTTCGGGCCGTAAATGTCGGCGTCCAACAGACCCACCGTGCTTCCCGCCCGAGCCAAGCTTACCGCCACGTTCACGGCGACGGTCGTCTTGCCCACTCCGCCCTTTCCAGAAGCCACCGCCACGGTGTTGCGCGCCACCGGTTTCAGCGCACCGGCCGCGGCCGAGGCCGGGACGGCGGCATCCACCCGGATATCCACCCGGCCCACGCCGGGAACCGCCTCCACCGCCGCCCGCGCATCGGCCGCGATCCGATCCCGCAGGGGGCAGGCTGGCGTGGTCAGCATCAAGGTGAACGAGACCCGCCCATCCTCCACCTTCAGATCGCGGATCATGTTGAGGCTGATGAGATCCTTGTGCAGTTCCGGATCCTCGACGCCGCTCAGCGCCTGGCGCAGTTGTTCGATCGTCGGTCCGGACCCGGCTTCCTTTCTTCCGGCCATGGTTCTTACCGTCCTTCTTTTGAATTCGGACCGTTTTCGAGGTAGGCCCGGATTTCCTTCTTCGATTTGTCGAACAGGCGCAAGAGGTCCTGGTCATTCCCACGGAAGCGCAGGATCGCCTGGCGGGCGCAGGCGGTGCAGCCGCGGAGGGCGCGGAAGGAATCCGCCTGGCAATTCAGGCACCCGACGATCCGAATCATCATCAATCCGAAAGCCAAAGCATCGGGGTCATCCTCTTCCAATTTGGCAACCCGGTGAACCAAGCGCTTCCATGGCGATCCGCGCAAATCGCCCAGGGAGGGGACCACGCGCATCGGGAACAGCATTTCGGCGTCTTCGTGATACATCAGGCTTCCTCGGTTCGGCGCGTCCCCCGCCCCGCCCGCGCGGCCTGCTCCCGGGCGAAGGCGGCGGGGTGGACGGCCGCATGATAGGACGCCGGCCTCAACAGTTTTTCCAGATTGTACCTGTGACCGGCCTTCTCGGTGGATGCCAATTCATACTCCCGGTCCATCCGGACGGCGTCGAAGGGACAAAATTCCGCGCAATAGCCGCAATTCATGCACCGATCGATGTCGAGGAAGAACTCCGCCGGTGCGGGAAGCGGCTTCCCGGTTTCGGGATCGCGCGCGCGGACGATCCAGATGCATTGCGCCGGGCAAACCCGGGCGCACGTTCCGCAAGCCGTGCACCGCATCGTTCGGCCGCCCCCGTTTTCGTCGTAGATCAAGAACGGGAGCATCCGGAACGCCTCCGGAAGGGGCAGACGTTCCTCCGGATACTGGACGGTGAAGATTCCGCGCGCTTCCTTGCTGCGCCGCACGGCGATTCCCCCGGGAGTGAAATACCGCCACCCCCATCCGCGAACGTCCTCCCAATACGACTCGAGCAGGTGGCCCAGGGTGATGCAAAAACCCTTCAGGATACCCATTCCGAACATGAGGTTAACCCCTTTTCACCGCGAAGCCGCAAAGACCGTGAAGAACAACGGACTTCATCCTTGGCGTCCTTTGCGCCTTCGCGGCGGTAAGGGCCGCCGGATTCATCGGTCCGTCTCCCCGAGAATGATGTCAATGCTTCCAAGAACCGCGGCAACATCCGCCAGCTTGCCGCCGCGGCACATCTCGGCCAAGGCCGTCAGGTTGATGAACGACGGCGCGCGGACATGATACCGCCAGGGATTGCTCCCGCCCCGGGAGGCCACGTAGAATCCCAATTCCCCTTTCGGCCCCTCCACCCGCCCGTATGCCTCCCCGGGCGGAACGTGGAATTGATATTTCGGCTTGCCCGCAACGACCGCTCCCCGGGGCAGGTCGCGCAGGGCTTGGCGGAGGATGCGCATGCTTTGCCGGATCTCATCCATCCGCACCCGATACCGGTCGTATACATCGCAGCCATCCCGGCACGCGACGTCCCATTCCATCCGGTCGTAGACGGAATACGGTTCGGCTTTGCGGACATCGTAGGGCACTCCGGAGGCGCGCAGCACCGGCCCGGCCGCCGAACAGGCGACCGCCCGTTCGCGCGGAAGCACCCCGACGCCGATGCAGCGGTCGCGCAGGATCTCGTTCCCGGTCAGGTATGCCTCCAATTGGTCCACCCGCCGCGGAAGCCGGTCTGCGACCAATCCGCCGACCGCCCGCAGGGCGTCCTCACCCACATCCGCCTCCAGCCCCCCGAAACGGAAAAAATTGCACATCATCCGCGATCCGGTCACGGCTTCGAAGACGTCGAGGATCAGTTCGCGCTCCTCGATGGCGTACAAGGCGGGGGTGAAAAAAGCCCCCAGGTCGTTGAGCAGGAATCCGATCGCCCACAGATGGCTGACGATGCGGGTCAGCTCCGCCAGGACGACCCGCAGGTAATCGGCGCGTTCGGGAGGACGGATCCCCAGCAGTTTTTCCACCGCGAGGACATAGCCGAAATTGTTGCTCAGCGAAGACAGGTAGTCCAGACGGTCGGTGAAGGGGATGTTGCCGAGAAAGGTGTTCCGTTCGCCGATCTTTTCATGACAGCGGTGCAGGTATCCCATCACCGGCTTCAGGTTCACCACATTCTCGCCGTCCAAAAGCGCGGCGATT
Protein-coding sequences here:
- a CDS encoding Mrp/NBP35 family ATP-binding protein; this encodes MAGRKEAGSGPTIEQLRQALSGVEDPELHKDLISLNMIRDLKVEDGRVSFTLMLTTPACPLRDRIAADARAAVEAVPGVGRVDIRVDAAVPASAAAGALKPVARNTVAVASGKGGVGKTTVAVNVAVSLARAGSTVGLLDADIYGPNVPTMMGIGELPPLREDRILPAESHGVKVVSIGLMVEPGRPLVWRGPMLHSAVRQLLSDVDWGYPDYLIVDLPPGTGDVQISLAQLIRLSGGIVVTLPQKVAREDASRGLEMFRLMNVPVLGVVENMSYWAGPDGAPIDLFGRGGGKELAEQARVPFLGEIPIDPQVRIGGDAGRPIVVAHPESPAAAALKSIAEQTAARISVLALQSGGVGGKPQA
- a CDS encoding 4Fe-4S binding protein encodes the protein MFGMGILKGFCITLGHLLESYWEDVRGWGWRYFTPGGIAVRRSKEARGIFTVQYPEERLPLPEAFRMLPFLIYDENGGGRTMRCTACGTCARVCPAQCIWIVRARDPETGKPLPAPAEFFLDIDRCMNCGYCAEFCPFDAVRMDREYELASTEKAGHRYNLEKLLRPASYHAAVHPAAFAREQAARAGRGTRRTEEA
- a CDS encoding NADH-quinone oxidoreductase subunit D, which codes for MAQRDSPRSAHPRSWTGFNPAGAIRFSSGGGSGDVNLAARFPGIVEKDARPGYGGWIVAPHALPQVARALRDEDGFDYLSSVTGVDDLPEDRLESVYHLYRSGGGPGLVLKSRTPREQARLPSLTAVFPGAEFQEREAWDLLGIRFDGHPDLRRILLWEGFEGHPLRKDWREPLYEAESKPFPSRWPAGRPPDSEESAPFVRPSTGRAPAGGESQDDRALYAALEKDGGGGGGGLETDLLTVNLGPQHPSTHGVFRIAALLDGENVVNLKPVMGYLHRCHEKIGERNTFLGNIPFTDRLDYLSSLSNNFGYVLAVEKLLGIRPPERADYLRVVLAELTRIVSHLWAIGFLLNDLGAFFTPALYAIEERELILDVFEAVTGSRMMCNFFRFGGLEADVGEDALRAVGGLVADRLPRRVDQLEAYLTGNEILRDRCIGVGVLPRERAVACSAAGPVLRASGVPYDVRKAEPYSVYDRMEWDVACRDGCDVYDRYRVRMDEIRQSMRILRQALRDLPRGAVVAGKPKYQFHVPPGEAYGRVEGPKGELGFYVASRGGSNPWRYHVRAPSFINLTALAEMCRGGKLADVAAVLGSIDIILGETDR